One genomic segment of Gordonia westfalica includes these proteins:
- a CDS encoding YegP family protein — protein MIVYENIPEKVSEYRGTIEVYEDEILQVDLDAKSVVARHPEWRWRCKSRNGQILAQGEGYRRRSGLSTPSTPSTRRG, from the coding sequence GTGATCGTCTACGAGAACATCCCGGAGAAGGTGTCTGAGTATCGCGGCACCATCGAGGTGTACGAGGACGAGATCTTGCAGGTCGACCTCGATGCCAAGAGCGTGGTCGCCAGACATCCCGAGTGGCGTTGGCGGTGTAAGTCCCGCAACGGTCAGATCCTCGCTCAGGGGGAAGGCTATCGGCGTAGGTCGGGGCTCTCAACGCCATCGACACCCAGTACGCGGCGCGGTTGA